Proteins encoded in a region of the Pseudomonas viciae genome:
- a CDS encoding HlyD family type I secretion periplasmic adaptor subunit, whose protein sequence is MSKDRDMNLEHSQILERPEHGARFFTRLGWVLAIVGAGSFFTWASLAPLDQGIPVQGTVVVSGKRKAVQSMSAGVVSRILVREGEAVKQGQPLFRLDQTQAAADVQSLQAQYRMAWASLSRWQSERDNLGQVSFPTQLSHDPDPRLALVLEGQRQLFSSRREAFAREQSALRANIEGATAQLAGMRRARGDLSAQADSLRLQLGNLQPLADNGYIPRNRLLDYQRQLSQVQQELAQNSGESGRVEQGIVESRLKLQQHNEEYQKEVRSQLAEAQLKSETLQQQLKSAGFELQHSEILATADGIAVNLGVHTEGAVVRQGDTLLEIVPQGTRLEVEGHLPVHLIDKVGTHLPVDILFTAFNQNRTPRVSGEVSLVSADQMLDEKTGAPYYVLRSSVSDVAMEKLNGLVIKPGMPAEMFVRTGERSLLNYLFKPLLDRAGSALTEE, encoded by the coding sequence ATGAGCAAGGATCGCGACATGAACCTCGAACATTCTCAAATCCTCGAGCGTCCCGAACACGGCGCGCGGTTTTTCACCCGTCTGGGCTGGGTACTGGCGATTGTGGGGGCGGGGAGTTTTTTCACCTGGGCCAGCCTGGCGCCGTTGGATCAGGGCATACCCGTGCAGGGCACCGTGGTGGTGTCCGGCAAGCGCAAAGCCGTGCAGTCGATGAGTGCCGGTGTGGTCAGCCGGATCCTGGTGCGCGAAGGCGAGGCGGTGAAGCAGGGCCAGCCGTTGTTTCGTCTCGACCAGACCCAGGCCGCCGCCGACGTGCAATCGCTGCAAGCCCAGTACCGGATGGCCTGGGCCAGCTTGTCGCGCTGGCAAAGCGAGCGGGACAACCTCGGGCAAGTGAGCTTCCCGACGCAACTGAGCCACGACCCGGACCCGCGACTGGCGCTGGTGCTCGAAGGCCAGCGGCAACTGTTCAGCAGCCGCCGCGAAGCGTTTGCCCGGGAACAATCCGCGTTGCGCGCCAATATCGAAGGTGCCACGGCACAACTGGCGGGTATGCGCCGGGCCCGCGGTGACCTCAGTGCCCAGGCCGACTCCCTGCGCCTGCAACTGGGTAACCTGCAACCCCTGGCGGACAACGGTTACATCCCGCGCAACCGCTTGCTCGACTACCAACGCCAGCTGTCGCAAGTGCAGCAGGAACTGGCGCAGAACAGCGGCGAAAGTGGGCGGGTGGAGCAGGGCATCGTCGAGTCCCGGCTGAAGCTGCAGCAACACAACGAGGAATACCAGAAAGAAGTGCGCAGCCAATTGGCCGAGGCCCAGCTCAAGAGTGAAACCCTGCAACAGCAACTGAAGTCCGCCGGGTTCGAGCTGCAACACAGCGAAATCCTCGCCACCGCCGACGGCATCGCCGTCAACCTCGGGGTACACACCGAAGGCGCGGTGGTGCGCCAAGGCGATACCTTGCTGGAAATCGTCCCCCAAGGCACGCGACTGGAGGTCGAAGGGCACTTGCCAGTGCACCTGATCGACAAGGTCGGCACCCATTTGCCGGTGGACATCCTGTTCACCGCGTTCAACCAGAACCGCACGCCACGGGTGTCGGGGGAGGTCAGCCTGGTGTCGGCCGACCAGATGCTCGATGAGAAAACCGGCGCGCCGTACTATGTGCTGCGCAGCAGCGTCAGCGACGTGGCGATGGAAAAGCTCAACGGCCTGGTGATCAAGCCTGGCATGCCGGCGGAGATGTTCGTGCGCACGGGCGAGCGCTCGCTCCTCAACTACTTGTTCAAACCGTTGCTCGACCGAGCCGGCTCTGCATTGACCGAAGAATAA
- a CDS encoding type I secretion system permease/ATPase yields MTKNRGAVAIPLFKALGAYKNILISVGCFTALINVLMLAPSIYMLQVYDRGLSSQNVTTLAMLSLMVVGFFVFIGLLEMVRSFIVIRIGSQLERRFNLQVYKAAFERNLLQGEGNAGQSLGDLTHVRQFVTGPALFAFFDAPWFPIYLLVIYLFNVWLGVFATVGTLLLIGLACLNELMTKKPLGQASVYSQRSSQLATSHLHNAETIQAMGMLDALRSRWFAVHSRFLGLQNQASDTGAVISSVSKTLRLCLQSLVLGLGALLVIKGEMTAGMMIAGSILMGRVLSPIDQLIAVWKQWSGAKLAYRRLDALLQAYPAQDDAMALPPPKGQVSFEQVSAGPPGQRNATLQQVSFSLAAGEVLGVLGASGSGKSTLARVLVGVWPTLGGTVRLDGADIHRWNREQLGPHIGYLPQDIELFSGSIAENIARFREADPQKTVAAAQQAGVHELILRMPQGYDTVLGEDGSGLSGGQKQRVALARAMYDRPSLVVLDEPNSNLDTVGEAALASAIAQMKAQGTSVVLVTHRSSALAQADKLLVLNEGRLQAFGPSQEVLRALSGQSETPQRDRTPNGLSMSRQYQTANKPSGA; encoded by the coding sequence ATGACTAAGAATCGGGGCGCTGTCGCCATACCGTTATTTAAAGCGCTGGGCGCTTATAAAAACATTCTGATCAGTGTCGGTTGTTTTACTGCACTGATTAATGTCCTGATGTTGGCACCGTCGATTTATATGTTGCAGGTGTATGACCGAGGGCTTTCCTCACAAAACGTAACTACCCTGGCGATGCTGTCATTGATGGTCGTCGGGTTCTTTGTGTTTATCGGGTTGCTGGAAATGGTGCGCAGCTTCATTGTCATCCGCATCGGCAGTCAGTTGGAAAGACGTTTCAATCTCCAGGTGTACAAGGCGGCGTTCGAGCGCAATCTGCTCCAGGGCGAGGGCAATGCCGGGCAGTCCCTGGGCGACCTGACCCATGTCCGCCAGTTTGTCACCGGACCCGCATTGTTCGCATTCTTCGACGCGCCATGGTTCCCCATCTACCTGCTGGTGATTTATCTGTTCAACGTCTGGCTCGGCGTGTTCGCCACCGTCGGCACGTTGTTGTTGATTGGCCTGGCCTGCCTGAATGAACTCATGACCAAAAAACCGTTGGGGCAGGCCAGCGTCTACTCGCAACGCTCCAGCCAACTGGCCACCAGCCATTTGCACAACGCCGAGACCATCCAGGCCATGGGCATGCTCGACGCGCTGCGCAGCCGCTGGTTTGCCGTGCACTCGCGGTTTCTCGGCTTGCAGAACCAGGCCAGCGACACCGGCGCGGTGATCAGTTCCGTGAGCAAAACCCTGCGCCTGTGTCTGCAATCCCTGGTGCTGGGGTTGGGCGCGCTGTTGGTGATCAAGGGCGAGATGACCGCCGGGATGATGATTGCCGGCTCGATCCTGATGGGCCGGGTGCTGAGCCCCATCGACCAGTTGATTGCCGTGTGGAAGCAGTGGAGCGGGGCCAAGCTCGCCTATCGCCGTCTCGATGCGCTGTTGCAGGCTTACCCGGCACAGGATGATGCAATGGCATTGCCGCCGCCCAAGGGCCAGGTGAGTTTCGAGCAGGTGAGCGCCGGCCCGCCGGGGCAACGCAACGCGACGTTGCAGCAGGTCAGCTTCAGCCTGGCGGCCGGGGAAGTGCTCGGGGTGCTGGGGGCTTCGGGCTCCGGTAAATCCACCCTGGCTCGTGTGCTGGTCGGCGTATGGCCGACGCTGGGGGGAACGGTGCGGCTCGATGGGGCCGACATCCACCGCTGGAATCGTGAGCAGCTCGGCCCGCACATCGGCTATCTGCCCCAGGACATCGAGCTGTTCAGCGGCAGCATCGCCGAGAACATCGCCCGCTTTCGCGAAGCCGACCCGCAGAAAACTGTCGCCGCCGCGCAACAGGCCGGTGTGCATGAACTGATCCTGCGCATGCCCCAAGGCTACGACACGGTGTTGGGGGAGGACGGCAGTGGGTTGTCGGGCGGACAGAAGCAAAGGGTGGCCCTGGCCCGGGCGATGTACGACCGACCGAGCCTGGTGGTGCTCGACGAGCCCAACTCCAACCTCGACACGGTCGGTGAAGCGGCGCTGGCCAGTGCCATCGCGCAAATGAAGGCACAAGGCACCAGCGTCGTGCTGGTGACCCATCGCTCCTCGGCGCTGGCCCAGGCCGACAAGCTACTGGTGCTCAACGAAGGCCGGCTGCAGGCCTTCGGCCCGAGTCAGGAAGTGCTGCGGGCGCTGTCTGGCCAATCGGAGACGCCACAACGGGACCGAACACCCAACGGATTGAGCATGAGCCGTCAGTACCAGACTGCCAACAAGCCCAGCGGCGCATGA
- a CDS encoding AprI/Inh family metalloprotease inhibitor gives MSCSSQATAWLLATLMMFCGEVVMARSLLLAEPSQLAGQWLAILSDPQNDGQTQALQDKPSNTCLIELRADQTLGGQTECLGHWLGDEPVHWFTEPDGLSLIGRQNSRVHLGLRKEHHYQVTLKSGLILRLEQNKRPTDR, from the coding sequence ATGTCGTGTAGCTCCCAGGCAACCGCCTGGTTACTCGCTACATTGATGATGTTTTGTGGAGAAGTCGTCATGGCGCGCAGCCTGTTGTTAGCAGAACCTTCACAGTTGGCCGGTCAGTGGCTGGCCATTTTGTCGGACCCGCAGAACGACGGGCAAACCCAGGCGCTGCAGGACAAACCGTCCAACACTTGCCTCATCGAACTCAGGGCAGACCAGACGTTGGGTGGGCAAACCGAGTGCCTGGGCCACTGGCTGGGAGATGAACCGGTCCATTGGTTTACCGAACCCGATGGTCTTTCCCTGATTGGCAGGCAGAACTCGAGAGTGCATCTGGGATTGCGTAAGGAACATCACTACCAGGTCACTTTGAAATCCGGCCTGATACTCAGGCTTGAGCAAAATAAGCGCCCGACAGACCGTTAA
- a CDS encoding serralysin family metalloprotease: MSKAKTNAIDSSEQLLWTPQPLAASSSAFNQINSFSHQYDRGGDLTVNGKPSYSVDEAATQLLRDGAAYQDRDGSGKIELTYTFLTSASSSTMNKHGISGFSQFSAQQKGQAALAMQSWADVANVTFTEKSSGGDGHMTFGNYSGGQDGAAAFAYLPGTGAGYDGTSWYLINSSYTQNKNPDLNNYGRQTLTHEIGHSLGLAHPGDYNAGEGSPTYDDATYGQDTRGYSIMSYWSESNTDQNFSKGGVEAYASGPLMDDIAAIQKLYGANTTTRTGDSTYGFNSNTGRDFYSASSSSDKVVFSVWDAGGRDTLDFSGFTQNQKINLNSASFSDVGGMVGNVSIAQGAVIENAIGGSGSDLLIGNSVANELKGGAGNDILWGAGGADKLWGGSGSDTFVFAASSDSRPGTVDQILDFVSGLDKIDLTGITKGAGLHFVNAFTGAAGDAVLSTSGGNSLLSVDFSGHGVADFLVSTVGQAAVSDIVA; the protein is encoded by the coding sequence ATGTCGAAAGCTAAAACCAACGCTATTGATTCTTCCGAACAACTGCTCTGGACGCCGCAACCCCTGGCGGCCTCCAGCAGTGCATTCAACCAGATCAATAGTTTCAGCCACCAATACGACCGCGGCGGTGACCTGACCGTCAACGGCAAACCGTCGTACTCCGTCGACGAGGCGGCCACTCAGTTGCTGCGCGACGGCGCGGCTTATCAAGACCGGGACGGCAGCGGCAAGATCGAGCTGACCTACACCTTCCTCACGTCTGCCTCCTCGAGCACCATGAACAAGCACGGGATCAGCGGTTTCAGTCAGTTCAGTGCCCAGCAGAAAGGCCAGGCAGCCTTGGCCATGCAATCCTGGGCAGACGTAGCCAACGTGACCTTCACCGAGAAGTCCAGCGGCGGCGACGGTCACATGACTTTCGGTAACTACAGCGGTGGTCAGGACGGTGCAGCGGCGTTTGCCTATTTGCCGGGGACCGGCGCCGGTTATGACGGGACGTCCTGGTACCTGATCAACAGCAGCTACACGCAGAACAAGAACCCGGACCTGAACAATTACGGGCGCCAAACCCTGACCCACGAAATTGGCCATAGCCTGGGCCTGGCCCACCCCGGCGACTACAACGCTGGCGAAGGCAGCCCGACTTACGATGACGCTACCTACGGGCAAGACACCCGTGGCTACAGCATCATGAGCTACTGGAGTGAAAGCAATACCGACCAGAACTTCAGCAAGGGCGGGGTCGAGGCCTATGCGTCGGGGCCGCTGATGGATGACATCGCGGCCATCCAGAAGCTCTACGGCGCCAACACCACCACCCGAACCGGCGATTCGACCTACGGCTTCAACTCCAACACCGGTCGCGACTTCTACAGCGCATCCTCATCCTCGGACAAAGTGGTGTTCTCGGTTTGGGATGCCGGTGGTCGCGACACCCTGGATTTTTCCGGTTTCACCCAGAACCAGAAAATCAACCTCAATAGCGCCTCGTTCTCCGACGTTGGTGGCATGGTGGGTAATGTCTCCATCGCCCAGGGCGCAGTCATCGAAAACGCCATCGGCGGATCGGGCAGTGACTTGTTGATCGGCAACTCGGTGGCCAACGAACTCAAGGGTGGGGCCGGCAACGATATTCTTTGGGGCGCCGGGGGTGCGGACAAACTGTGGGGTGGTTCGGGCTCGGACACTTTCGTGTTCGCCGCCAGTTCCGACTCGCGACCCGGTACTGTCGATCAAATCCTCGACTTTGTCAGCGGCCTGGACAAGATCGACCTGACCGGCATCACCAAGGGCGCCGGCCTGCACTTCGTGAACGCGTTCACCGGTGCGGCAGGCGATGCGGTGCTGTCGACCTCCGGTGGCAACAGCCTGCTGTCGGTGGACTTCTCCGGGCATGGCGTGGCTGACTTCCTGGTCAGCACCGTCGGCCAGGCAGCGGTCTCGGATATCGTGGCCTGA
- a CDS encoding LysR family transcriptional regulator: protein MSTPDLNLLVTLDVLLSEGSVAKAARRLRLSPSAMSRALARLRETTGDPLLVRAGRGLVPTPRALELREQVSQLVQDAQALLRPVQAPDLGRLSRTFTLRTREGFVENFALDLIARINEQAPGVRLRFVEKTNNDSTALREGSVDLETAVVNKDTSPELRTQALFGDRLIGVVRAGHPLSLAEVSAARYAAGGHIGVSMRGLDQGPIDQALESLSLSREIVTTVPGFSSALGLARSSDLIASVPERYTASLRVGMHSFALPFAVPAFTIAMLWHPRMEADPVHRWFRGCLREVCARKTIEI from the coding sequence ATGTCTACACCTGACCTCAATCTGCTTGTCACCCTTGATGTGCTGTTGTCTGAAGGCAGCGTGGCCAAGGCCGCTCGGCGCCTGCGCCTCAGCCCGTCCGCGATGAGCCGGGCGCTGGCGCGGCTGCGTGAAACCACTGGCGACCCCTTGTTGGTGCGGGCCGGGCGGGGCTTGGTGCCCACGCCGCGTGCGCTGGAATTGCGCGAGCAGGTCAGTCAACTGGTCCAGGATGCCCAGGCGCTGCTGCGTCCGGTGCAGGCCCCGGATCTTGGGCGGTTGAGCCGGACCTTTACGCTGCGCACCCGCGAGGGCTTTGTGGAAAATTTCGCGCTCGACCTGATCGCCCGCATCAACGAACAAGCGCCCGGCGTACGGCTGCGTTTCGTTGAAAAGACCAACAACGACAGCACCGCGCTACGCGAGGGCAGCGTGGATCTGGAGACGGCCGTGGTAAACAAGGACACCAGCCCGGAGTTGCGAACCCAGGCGTTGTTTGGTGACCGTTTGATTGGCGTGGTGCGCGCGGGTCACCCGCTAAGCCTGGCCGAGGTGAGCGCCGCCCGTTACGCGGCGGGCGGGCACATCGGCGTGTCGATGCGCGGTCTGGATCAAGGGCCCATCGACCAGGCCCTGGAGTCGTTAAGCCTGTCACGGGAAATCGTCACCACCGTCCCAGGTTTTTCCTCGGCGTTGGGGCTCGCCCGATCCAGCGACCTGATCGCCAGCGTACCCGAGCGCTACACCGCCAGCCTGCGCGTCGGCATGCACAGTTTTGCGCTGCCGTTTGCGGTGCCGGCCTTCACGATAGCCATGCTCTGGCATCCGCGGATGGAGGCCGACCCGGTACATCGTTGGTTCCGTGGTTGTTTGCGAGAAGTCTGTGCACGCAAAACCATAGAGATTTAG
- a CDS encoding MFS transporter codes for MKPADTQQHLPKAIGEQRVFSARWALASLSLSTLLASLGASVATVGLPALTQAFDASFQQVQWVVLAYLLAITTLIVSVGRLADMLGRQPLLLVGIILFTLASALCGLAPSLGWLIAGRALQGLGAAVMMTLTMALVGETVDKAKTGSAMGLLATLSAVGTALGPSFGGVLIAQFGWQALFLVNLPLGGLTLLLAWRSLPVRQPMAKLEKTRFDVTGTLLLAATLAAYALAMTSGRGDFGWSNIALLLVAILTAGLFILAQNRVASPLIPLALFRDRLLVSGLATSALVAAVMMATLLVGPFYLSIALGLPAALVGLALAAGPSVAALAGMPAGRLADRFGVRPMRLVGLAIMALGCLLLSLMSPALGVVGYVAAIVVTTLGYALFQTANNTAVMTEVPAHRRGVIAGLLNLSRNLGFFTGASVLGAIFAIALPTNGITYATPQAVADGLQITFAAALALTIFAAAIALKYREPEPSNEQRDTACEG; via the coding sequence ATGAAGCCAGCCGATACGCAACAACACCTGCCGAAAGCAATCGGCGAGCAACGGGTCTTTTCAGCACGCTGGGCGCTAGCCAGCCTTTCGCTCTCGACGCTACTGGCGTCCCTGGGCGCCAGTGTCGCCACCGTGGGCTTACCCGCCCTGACCCAAGCTTTCGATGCCTCTTTCCAGCAGGTCCAATGGGTGGTGCTGGCCTATTTGCTGGCGATCACCACGTTGATTGTCAGCGTCGGGCGTCTCGCAGACATGCTCGGGCGTCAGCCGCTGCTGTTGGTCGGGATTATCCTGTTCACGCTCGCCTCGGCCTTGTGCGGCCTGGCTCCGTCGCTGGGGTGGTTGATTGCGGGCCGGGCGCTGCAAGGCTTGGGGGCTGCGGTCATGATGACGCTGACCATGGCTCTGGTCGGTGAAACCGTCGACAAGGCAAAGACCGGCAGCGCCATGGGTTTGCTGGCCACGCTGTCGGCGGTCGGCACTGCGCTGGGGCCCTCTTTTGGCGGCGTGTTGATCGCTCAATTCGGCTGGCAAGCCTTGTTTCTGGTCAACCTTCCCCTTGGGGGGCTGACGTTGTTGCTGGCATGGCGTTCATTGCCCGTCCGGCAACCGATGGCGAAGCTGGAGAAAACCCGTTTCGATGTGACAGGCACCCTGCTGCTGGCCGCGACACTGGCCGCCTATGCCCTGGCCATGACCTCGGGGCGCGGGGACTTCGGCTGGTCAAATATTGCGTTGTTGCTGGTGGCGATCCTCACCGCGGGGCTGTTCATCCTGGCGCAGAACCGGGTTGCTTCGCCGCTGATTCCCTTGGCCTTGTTTCGAGACCGGCTGCTGGTCTCGGGTCTGGCCACGAGTGCCTTGGTCGCGGCGGTCATGATGGCGACGTTGCTGGTCGGGCCTTTTTACCTGTCCATCGCCCTTGGGCTACCTGCGGCACTGGTTGGGCTGGCACTGGCGGCCGGACCCTCCGTTGCCGCGCTCGCCGGCATGCCTGCCGGGCGCCTGGCAGACCGGTTCGGCGTGCGCCCCATGCGGCTTGTCGGGCTGGCGATCATGGCGCTCGGCTGCCTGCTGCTGTCGCTGATGTCTCCGGCCCTTGGCGTAGTCGGCTATGTCGCCGCTATCGTGGTAACAACCCTCGGCTACGCGTTGTTCCAGACGGCCAACAACACGGCAGTCATGACGGAGGTTCCCGCCCACCGACGCGGCGTGATTGCCGGACTGCTCAATCTGTCGCGCAACCTGGGTTTCTTTACCGGTGCCTCGGTGCTCGGCGCGATATTTGCGATTGCCCTACCGACGAATGGCATCACTTACGCCACTCCGCAAGCGGTGGCAGACGGCTTGCAAATCACCTTCGCCGCGGCCCTGGCGCTGACGATTTTCGCAGCTGCCATTGCCTTGAAATACCGTGAGCCAGAGCCCTCGAATGAACAGCGGGACACCGCCTGCGAAGGGTGA